AAACTCATTTGAACGAGTTTCTTATAGTTATTCGGATGTGCTAACCCGCACAGTAGAGATTGAATTTGTCAGTGAAGCAGTCTAAAAAATTATTGATTTTAAAAATAGAGCCAAAGCGTAAACGCTTTAGCTCTATTTTTTATTTATATAATATTGAGTGGATTCTTTACACTAATTCCCAAACATTTGAAGTGGATGGCTGAGCTCCTTTGGTCCACCATTTTGCTTTGTATGTTTTACCTTGGAAAGTTACACGTTCACCTGCAGTGTAAGCTTTTTTAGAATTCCATTCCACAGCCGTTGGAGAAAGTGATTTCCAAGCGTCTGATTCTTCAGGTTTTTCATTTTGAGTCCACCATTTTGCTTGATATTTCAATCCGTTGTAGAAAACGACATCCCCCGAATTGTAGACTTTTGTTTTATCCCAAGTTGTTTTTCCAGAGATAACTTCTTCTTTTTTAGTTGTAACAGTGAAAGCTTGACTAAGTGGTGAAACATTTCCACCTAAGCTATAAGCTTTAATTGTATAAGTGTAAGTTGTATCAGCTTTTAGTCCTGTGTCTTTGAAGTGCGTATTTCCAGTAGTTACGATTTTTTTACCATCACGGAACACTTCATAATTTTTGACCCCTAAAAAGTGATCAGATTTTGTCCACATTAAATCTACAGATGAAGTTGTTGTTTCCATTGAGTGGATACCTGTAGGTACTGTGGGATTCTGAGTGTCTTTTTGTTCAGACGATTTCGTTAATACGTTTACTGGAGTAGATTTTTCAGATAAAAGACCATTTGTCCCTACTGCTTCAATTTGATAACTGTAGTTTGTATTTTCTTGTAACTGTTCGTCAGTAATCTTATTTGCTGAGGTAGTAGCTATTTTATTATTGTTTCTATAAACGTTATATTCTTGTGCGCTATCTACTTTTGTCCACGTTAATGTTGCAGCCTTAGTTGTTACGTCGGTTGTTTTCACATTTGTTGGTGCTGTTGGTGCTTTTTCTGGTTTTGGAGGTGTTGTTTCAGCCCCATTTTTGATATTTACATCGACTGCTTGATAGAACGCAGCACCTGTGTTGCTAACATCCCAAACACCCAAAATAACATGATAGCCTGTGTGATCTGCTGGAATATCTATAGTGTGTGTTAAGTTAGTATTTGCTTGTGCTCCTGTAAATGGCACATTTGAGATTAACTGGAGATCGCTACGTTTAATGGGGCTATTTGGATTCCAGCCATTTTTTGTGATGTAATAAGTCCAGCGGCTTGTTGCGTGAGTCGCCGTATAATTCCAAGTAATGTTCAATTTACCAGAATTTATGTCATTCATCTTCCAATAATTATCTTTTTGAACACTAAGCTGACTACCTAGTGCATCATTGGCAGAAACAATTTTTCCATCAGCAGGTCCGTTTCCTGAGGCGCCAGTTTCCCATGAGAATAAATTGATCCCGAAATCTTTTGAAAAACCTTTTCCAGTTTCCAAACTTTGCGGTTCGTTTATGACCGCTCCATATTTTTGCTGTGCGGCTTGATAGCCAATCGTATTTTTTTCAAGTGCTCCATAATAAGCTCTGGATGGCGGACTTGAGATATAACCATGGGCAGAAGCATCTTGAGAAGTGAACATTCCTAATCCGCCTAGAATAATCGACGCAGCTAAAGTAACACCTAATACATTTTTTTTCATACTTATTCCTCCTATAATAAAGTAGTTTATATTTATTCTCACCGTCATGAGAATAAAAAGAGTATAGCGCGAATTTTTATGATTATTCATTCAAAAATGTCATTATTTTTCTGTATAATAAGCCAAAATCGTCCTTACTTATCAAAATATGGTTGAATAACAAATGTTTTTTTATGCTCAGGATAAATAGGAAGCTCATTTTTGTTCAAAAATGTTACCTAAAATGACGGTTTTTGGGAATTATCGAAAAGTTACGAATTTGAAGTCAAGTATGTAAAAATTATAAGTAATGTAGAGTAAAAACAATGATTAATCGAACAAAGGCTAATAGAATCAATTCGTTTATTTTACCCTTGTCGTGTAAAAATAGAGTATAGTCAAAAGTGATCTTGTGCAGCTGCCGTGAGATCACTTTTTTATTGTAAATTATACGAGTAAATGATCACTTAAAAAATATTAGTTAGTAAATACGATTAAATAAATAATTAGATAAGAATAACTTCCTTATTGTGATGAAATATAACTGAAATGTATTTATCAAAGAAGGAGTGACCCAATGACCGT
This sequence is a window from Enterococcus sp. 7F3_DIV0205. Protein-coding genes within it:
- a CDS encoding lytic polysaccharide monooxygenase, producing the protein MKKNVLGVTLAASIILGGLGMFTSQDASAHGYISSPPSRAYYGALEKNTIGYQAAQQKYGAVINEPQSLETGKGFSKDFGINLFSWETGASGNGPADGKIVSANDALGSQLSVQKDNYWKMNDINSGKLNITWNYTATHATSRWTYYITKNGWNPNSPIKRSDLQLISNVPFTGAQANTNLTHTIDIPADHTGYHVILGVWDVSNTGAAFYQAVDVNIKNGAETTPPKPEKAPTAPTNVKTTDVTTKAATLTWTKVDSAQEYNVYRNNNKIATTSANKITDEQLQENTNYSYQIEAVGTNGLLSEKSTPVNVLTKSSEQKDTQNPTVPTGIHSMETTTSSVDLMWTKSDHFLGVKNYEVFRDGKKIVTTGNTHFKDTGLKADTTYTYTIKAYSLGGNVSPLSQAFTVTTKKEEVISGKTTWDKTKVYNSGDVVFYNGLKYQAKWWTQNEKPEESDAWKSLSPTAVEWNSKKAYTAGERVTFQGKTYKAKWWTKGAQPSTSNVWELV